A part of Streptomyces sp. NBC_01497 genomic DNA contains:
- a CDS encoding extracellular solute-binding protein, with translation MSSMGLAGCSGSTGSGDVTLRLVAADYGNSPETSSSIYWKKLASAFEKTHPGITIDVDVRSWKTVDADVSSMVKQDKAPDMAQVGSFADYANAGKLYSADQILSVPVQSGFVAQLADAGKVNQTQYGLPFVASTRLLFYNRKMFEQAGIEAPKNWADIESDAKALKADGVSVPFALPLGTEESQAETMMWMLSGGGGYTSSTDGSYSIDSDENVKTFDWLQHNLVGEGLTGPVAPGKLDRADAFKEFTEGKVGMLNGHPTLMNDARKAHIDFGMVPMPGKDGKAKSSMGVADWMMAFKQNGHGKQIGEFLDYAYSDKNVMDFVKQYDLLPVTYSANSVMAQDKTHNDLGEFQKTLNSSELYPFSKSSWSGVSETIKKNIGQAVEPGHDPQQVLTKISKAANAADAADAAAAGK, from the coding sequence ATGAGCTCCATGGGCCTCGCGGGGTGCAGTGGCTCGACCGGTTCCGGAGATGTCACGCTCAGGCTCGTCGCCGCGGACTACGGCAACAGCCCGGAGACGTCCTCCAGCATCTACTGGAAGAAACTCGCCTCCGCGTTCGAGAAGACCCACCCGGGCATCACGATCGACGTGGACGTCCGCTCCTGGAAGACCGTCGACGCCGACGTGTCGAGCATGGTCAAGCAGGACAAGGCGCCGGACATGGCGCAGGTCGGCTCGTTCGCCGACTACGCGAACGCGGGCAAGCTCTACAGCGCCGACCAGATCCTCAGCGTCCCCGTGCAGTCCGGGTTCGTCGCGCAACTGGCCGACGCGGGCAAGGTCAACCAGACCCAGTACGGGCTGCCGTTCGTCGCCTCCACCCGGCTGCTGTTCTACAACCGCAAAATGTTCGAGCAGGCCGGCATCGAGGCCCCCAAGAACTGGGCGGACATCGAGAGCGACGCGAAGGCACTCAAGGCCGACGGGGTGTCCGTACCGTTCGCGCTGCCGCTCGGCACCGAGGAGTCGCAGGCCGAGACGATGATGTGGATGCTCAGCGGCGGCGGTGGCTACACCAGCAGCACCGACGGTTCGTACAGCATCGACTCCGACGAGAACGTCAAGACCTTCGACTGGCTCCAGCACAACCTCGTGGGGGAGGGCCTCACCGGCCCCGTCGCACCCGGGAAGCTGGACCGGGCCGACGCGTTCAAGGAGTTCACCGAGGGCAAGGTCGGCATGCTCAACGGCCACCCCACGCTGATGAACGACGCGCGCAAGGCGCACATCGACTTCGGCATGGTGCCCATGCCGGGCAAGGACGGCAAGGCCAAGTCCTCGATGGGCGTGGCCGACTGGATGATGGCGTTCAAGCAGAACGGCCACGGCAAGCAGATCGGTGAGTTCCTCGACTACGCCTACAGCGACAAGAACGTCATGGACTTCGTCAAGCAGTACGACCTGCTGCCCGTCACATACAGCGCGAACAGCGTGATGGCGCAGGACAAGACGCACAACGACCTGGGCGAATTCCAGAAGACGCTCAACTCCTCGGAGCTGTATCCGTTCAGCAAGAGCTCCTGGTCCGGGGTGAGCGAGACGATCAAGAAGAACATCGGGCAGGCCGTCGAGCCCGGCCACGACCCGCAGCAGGTCCTGACGAAGATCTCCAAGGCCGCCAACGCGGCGGACGCGGCCGACGCCGCCGCCGCGGGCAAGTAG
- a CDS encoding DUF3263 domain-containing protein produces the protein MSERDRAVLALERRSWAGPGAKERAIREQLGMSPTRYYQLLNALVDDPAATAHDPVTLNRLRRVRQAHRDTR, from the coding sequence CTGTCGGAGCGGGACCGGGCCGTGCTCGCCCTGGAGCGGCGCTCCTGGGCCGGCCCCGGGGCCAAGGAACGGGCGATACGGGAGCAGCTCGGCATGTCGCCGACCCGCTACTACCAACTGCTGAACGCGCTCGTGGACGACCCGGCCGCGACCGCGCACGACCCCGTCACGCTCAACCGGCTGCGCCGCGTCCGCCAGGCGCACCGCGACACCCGCTGA
- the otsB gene encoding trehalose-phosphatase — protein MGSNPSPLPQPETEAGAEGLAALLAGPADAVVALDFDGTLADIVADPEQARAHPAARPALAALAPHLGSLVVITGRPAAVAVEYGGFADVPGLERLVVLGHYGAERWDAATGTLHTPPPHPGVAAARDELPAVLDRFAPGQDVWTEEKGQAFAVHTRRASDPEAAFAALRAPLRDLATRHGLLLEPGRMVLELRPPGMDKGVALTAYVRETGARTVLYAGDDLGDLPAYDAVEALRAEGRAGLLVSSGTSIGELTARADLRLADPEAVAGFLAALADTLAHDRA, from the coding sequence ATGGGCAGCAACCCCTCCCCCCTGCCGCAGCCGGAAACCGAAGCCGGCGCGGAAGGCCTGGCCGCGCTGCTGGCCGGCCCCGCCGACGCCGTCGTCGCGCTCGACTTCGACGGCACGCTCGCCGACATCGTGGCCGACCCCGAGCAGGCCCGGGCCCACCCGGCCGCGCGTCCCGCGCTCGCCGCGCTCGCACCGCACCTCGGGTCCCTGGTGGTGATCACCGGCCGTCCCGCCGCGGTCGCCGTCGAGTACGGCGGCTTCGCGGACGTCCCGGGTCTTGAGCGGCTCGTCGTCCTCGGGCATTACGGCGCCGAGCGCTGGGACGCCGCCACCGGCACCCTGCACACGCCGCCCCCGCACCCGGGTGTGGCCGCCGCGCGGGACGAACTCCCGGCTGTTCTCGACCGGTTCGCGCCCGGGCAGGACGTGTGGACCGAGGAGAAGGGCCAGGCGTTCGCCGTGCACACCCGCAGGGCCTCGGACCCCGAGGCCGCCTTCGCCGCCCTGCGCGCCCCGCTCAGGGACCTCGCGACCCGGCACGGGCTGCTGCTCGAACCGGGCCGCATGGTCCTCGAACTCCGCCCGCCCGGCATGGACAAGGGTGTCGCGCTGACCGCGTACGTACGGGAGACCGGCGCGCGCACGGTCCTCTACGCGGGCGACGACCTCGGCGACCTGCCCGCCTACGACGCGGTGGAGGCGCTGCGGGCCGAGGGCCGCGCGGGCCTGCTCGTCAGCAGCGGCACGTCGATCGGCGAGCTGACCGCCCGCGCGGACCTCCGGCTGGCGGACCCGGAGGCGGTCGCGGGCTTCCTCGCCGCCCTCGCGGACACGCTCGCCCACGACCGCGCCTGA
- a CDS encoding alpha,alpha-trehalose-phosphate synthase (UDP-forming) gives MASQHDAHGAPVLVASNRGPVSYALGDDGTLTARRGGGGLVSGLSAIGPDAGAVWVCAALGDGDREAVRRTDGRLDPDDTGGQRVRMLGIPSEVYSDAYNGVANSALWFVHHMLFQTPLEPSFGAEFRAQWASYETYNRAFAEALADEAGEGAAVLVQDYHLALVPGMLRALRPDLRIGHFSHTPWAPVDYFRLLPDDIARQLLRGILGADRACFLTTRWADAFTACCAELLGGTGKTRIGVHGLGADADFLRERAHRPDVAERMAALREQIGTDRSGAPRRTVVRVDRTELSKNIVRGLLAYRALLTERPDWRERVVHVAFAYPSRQDLAVYRDYTERVRVLAAEINTEFGTDGWTPVVLHVEDDFARSLAAYRIADVALVNPIRDGMNLVAKEVPVVSDDGCALVLSREAGAYEELGEDALVVNPYDITATAHALHEALTMPDDERTRRTKRLGAAATALPPARWFLDQLTELRA, from the coding sequence ATGGCTTCCCAGCACGACGCCCACGGCGCCCCCGTCCTCGTCGCCTCGAACCGCGGCCCGGTCTCTTACGCCCTCGGCGACGACGGCACACTCACGGCACGGCGCGGCGGAGGAGGACTCGTGTCGGGCCTGTCCGCCATAGGGCCCGACGCCGGCGCGGTCTGGGTGTGCGCCGCGCTCGGGGACGGCGACCGGGAGGCCGTACGGCGCACGGACGGGCGGCTCGATCCCGACGACACCGGCGGGCAGCGCGTCCGCATGCTGGGCATCCCGTCCGAGGTGTACAGCGACGCGTACAACGGGGTCGCCAACTCCGCGCTGTGGTTCGTGCACCACATGCTGTTCCAGACGCCGCTCGAACCGTCCTTCGGGGCCGAGTTCCGGGCGCAGTGGGCGTCGTACGAGACGTACAACCGCGCCTTCGCCGAGGCCCTGGCCGACGAGGCGGGCGAGGGCGCCGCGGTGCTGGTGCAGGACTACCACCTGGCGCTCGTGCCCGGCATGCTGCGCGCGCTGCGGCCCGACCTCAGGATCGGGCACTTCTCCCACACCCCGTGGGCGCCGGTGGACTACTTCCGGCTGCTGCCCGACGACATCGCACGCCAGTTGCTGCGCGGCATACTCGGCGCGGACCGTGCGTGCTTCCTCACCACCCGGTGGGCGGACGCCTTCACCGCCTGCTGCGCCGAACTCCTCGGCGGCACCGGCAAGACGCGCATCGGCGTGCACGGCCTCGGCGCCGACGCGGACTTCCTGCGCGAGCGCGCGCACCGGCCCGACGTGGCCGAGCGGATGGCAGCGCTGCGCGAGCAGATCGGCACCGACCGGTCGGGCGCGCCGCGCCGCACGGTCGTCCGGGTGGACCGCACCGAACTGTCGAAGAACATCGTGCGCGGCCTGCTCGCCTACCGGGCGCTCCTCACCGAGCGGCCGGACTGGCGGGAGCGGGTGGTGCACGTGGCGTTCGCGTACCCGTCCAGGCAGGACCTCGCGGTGTACCGCGACTACACGGAACGGGTACGGGTCCTCGCGGCCGAGATCAACACCGAGTTCGGCACGGACGGCTGGACCCCGGTCGTGCTGCACGTCGAGGACGACTTCGCGCGCTCCCTCGCGGCGTACCGCATCGCGGACGTCGCGCTGGTCAATCCGATCAGGGACGGCATGAACCTGGTCGCGAAGGAGGTCCCGGTCGTCTCCGACGACGGCTGCGCGCTGGTGCTGTCCCGGGAGGCGGGGGCGTACGAGGAACTGGGCGAGGACGCCCTGGTCGTCAACCCGTACGACATCACGGCGACGGCGCACGCGCTGCACGAGGCGCTGACCATGCCCGACGACGAACGCACCCGCCGCACCAAGCGCCTCGGCGCGGCGGCGACGGCTCTCCCGCCCGCCCGCTGGTTCCTGGACCAGCTGACCGAACTGCGGGCCTGA
- a CDS encoding glucosyl-3-phosphoglycerate synthase — protein sequence MLEEVERWLTSRSWSVDDRPLDRLMVAKATRGTTVSVVLPALDEQETVGEIVSVIRRELMTKVPLVDELVVVDSGSTDRTSEVAGLAGARVVHRDAILPRLPALRGKGDVLWRSLLVTTGDVVCFVDADLREFSADFVSGIVGPLMTDPDLQFVKAMYDRPLRARTGGGAGAGGGDGVTAGQGGRVTELVARPLLNLHWPLLAGFVQPLGGEYAVRRSLLERLPFPVGYGVELGLLVDALRLVGLDALAQVDVGVRLHRHQDDRALGRMAAAIYRTAQSRLSRAHLVRPVLTQFERGEQGFEPRTHAVDTEERPPMREIAEYLSRRAA from the coding sequence GTGCTGGAAGAGGTGGAACGCTGGCTGACCAGCCGTTCCTGGTCCGTCGACGACCGGCCGCTCGACCGGCTGATGGTGGCCAAGGCCACACGCGGGACCACGGTGAGCGTGGTGCTGCCCGCGCTCGACGAGCAGGAGACGGTCGGCGAGATCGTGTCCGTGATCCGGCGCGAACTGATGACGAAGGTGCCGCTCGTGGACGAGCTGGTGGTCGTCGACTCCGGGTCCACGGACCGTACGTCGGAGGTGGCGGGCCTGGCCGGTGCCCGAGTGGTGCACCGTGACGCGATCCTGCCCCGCCTGCCCGCGCTGCGCGGCAAGGGCGACGTGCTGTGGCGCTCGCTGCTGGTGACGACGGGCGACGTGGTGTGTTTCGTCGACGCGGATCTGCGGGAGTTCTCGGCGGACTTCGTCTCGGGGATCGTCGGCCCGCTGATGACCGACCCGGACCTGCAGTTCGTCAAGGCGATGTACGACCGCCCGCTGCGCGCGCGCACCGGGGGCGGGGCCGGAGCCGGCGGCGGGGACGGGGTCACGGCGGGGCAGGGCGGCCGGGTCACGGAGCTGGTGGCACGCCCCCTGCTGAACCTGCACTGGCCGCTGCTCGCGGGCTTCGTGCAGCCGCTTGGCGGCGAGTACGCGGTGCGCAGGTCGCTGCTGGAGCGGCTGCCCTTCCCGGTGGGCTACGGGGTCGAGCTGGGCCTGCTGGTCGACGCGCTGCGGCTGGTGGGGCTCGACGCGCTGGCACAGGTCGACGTCGGCGTCCGGCTGCACCGGCACCAGGACGACCGCGCGCTCGGGCGGATGGCCGCGGCGATCTACCGCACGGCGCAGTCGCGGCTGTCCCGCGCCCACCTCGTGCGGCCGGTGCTGACGCAGTTCGAGCGGGGGGAGCAGGGCTTCGAGCCGCGGACGCACGCGGTGGACACCGAGGAACGGCCGCCGATGCGGGAGATCGCCGAGTACCTGTCGCGCCGCGCGGCCTGA
- the thrC gene encoding threonine synthase, which produces MAVQTVPSSNESATGTVDLGPAAALSCRECGERFPLGPIFACESCFGPLEVAYDLPTDSPDELKKRIAEGPDNIWRYAPLLPVPADVAAHPNINPGFTKLVKADNLARELGITGELHVKDDSGNPTHSFKDRVVAIAVEAARAFGFTTLSCSSTGNLAGAVGAAAARAGFRSCVFIPHDLEQGKVVMAAVYGGELVAIEGNYDDVNRFCSELIGDPLGEGWGFVNVNLRPYYGEGSKTLAYEICEQLGWRLPDQIVIPIASGSQLTKIDKGLRELIKLGLVEDKPYKIFGAQAEGCSPVSTAFKAGHDVVRPQKPNTIAKSLAIGNPADGPYVLDIARRTGGAVEDVNDEQVVDAIKLLARTEGIFAETAGGVTVGVTKKLIDAGLLDPTLTTVVLNTGDGLKTLDAVAPTTGPTTTIRPSLDAFRAAGLAS; this is translated from the coding sequence ATGGCTGTGCAGACCGTCCCGAGCAGTAACGAATCCGCCACCGGAACCGTCGATCTCGGACCCGCCGCCGCGCTCTCCTGTCGCGAATGCGGCGAGCGCTTCCCCCTCGGCCCGATCTTCGCCTGCGAGAGCTGTTTCGGCCCTCTCGAAGTGGCCTACGACCTGCCGACGGACTCCCCCGACGAGCTGAAGAAGCGCATCGCCGAGGGCCCCGACAACATCTGGCGCTACGCGCCGCTGCTGCCCGTCCCCGCCGACGTGGCCGCGCACCCGAACATCAACCCCGGCTTCACCAAGCTCGTCAAGGCCGACAACCTCGCCCGTGAGCTCGGCATCACCGGGGAACTGCACGTCAAGGACGACTCCGGCAACCCGACGCACTCCTTCAAGGACCGCGTCGTGGCGATCGCCGTCGAGGCCGCGCGTGCCTTCGGTTTCACCACGCTCTCCTGCTCGTCCACGGGCAACCTCGCGGGCGCCGTCGGCGCGGCCGCCGCCCGGGCCGGGTTCCGCTCGTGCGTGTTCATCCCGCACGACCTGGAGCAGGGCAAGGTCGTCATGGCCGCCGTCTACGGCGGTGAACTCGTCGCCATCGAGGGCAACTACGACGACGTGAACCGTTTCTGCTCCGAGCTCATCGGCGACCCGCTGGGCGAGGGCTGGGGGTTCGTGAACGTCAACCTGCGGCCGTACTACGGCGAGGGCTCGAAGACGCTCGCGTACGAGATCTGCGAGCAGCTCGGCTGGCGGCTGCCCGACCAGATCGTCATCCCGATCGCGTCCGGCTCGCAGCTGACGAAGATCGACAAGGGGCTGCGTGAGCTGATCAAGCTCGGGCTCGTCGAGGACAAGCCGTACAAGATCTTCGGTGCGCAGGCCGAGGGCTGCTCGCCGGTGTCCACCGCCTTCAAGGCCGGCCACGACGTCGTACGCCCGCAGAAGCCGAACACCATCGCGAAGTCCCTGGCGATCGGCAACCCGGCGGACGGCCCCTACGTGCTGGACATCGCGCGGCGCACCGGCGGCGCGGTGGAGGACGTCAACGACGAGCAGGTCGTCGACGCCATCAAGCTGCTGGCCCGCACCGAGGGCATCTTCGCGGAGACCGCCGGAGGTGTGACCGTCGGCGTGACCAAGAAGCTGATCGACGCGGGGCTGCTTGACCCGACCCTGACGACCGTCGTGCTGAACACCGGCGACGGCCTCAAGACGCTGGACGCGGTGGCGCCGACGACCGGCCCGACCACGACGATCCGGCCCAGCCTGGACGCGTTCCGCGCGGCGGGTCTGGCGAGCTGA
- a CDS encoding ubiquitin-like small modifier protein 1, whose protein sequence is MSVKVRIPTILRTYTGGQAEVAAEGSTLSEVISSLENNHPGIAGRVLDDQGKLRRFVNVYVNDDDVRFEQGLQTATPEGAGVSIIPAVAGGC, encoded by the coding sequence ATGAGCGTCAAGGTCCGAATCCCCACCATCCTCCGCACCTACACGGGCGGCCAGGCCGAGGTCGCGGCCGAGGGCTCCACCCTGTCCGAGGTCATCTCCTCGTTGGAGAACAACCACCCGGGCATCGCCGGGCGCGTCCTGGACGACCAGGGCAAGCTCCGCCGGTTCGTCAACGTCTACGTCAACGACGACGACGTCCGCTTCGAGCAGGGTCTTCAGACCGCCACGCCCGAGGGCGCGGGCGTCTCGATCATCCCCGCCGTCGCCGGCGGCTGCTGA
- a CDS encoding cold-shock protein: MAQGTVKWFNAEKGYGFIAVDGGADVFVHYSAIQMDGYRTLEEGQRVEFEISQGQKGPQADMVKLAV, from the coding sequence ATGGCTCAGGGCACCGTCAAGTGGTTCAACGCGGAGAAGGGCTACGGCTTCATCGCGGTCGACGGTGGTGCGGATGTTTTCGTCCACTACAGCGCCATCCAGATGGACGGGTACCGCACCCTTGAAGAAGGTCAGCGAGTGGAGTTCGAGATCTCGCAGGGCCAGAAGGGTCCGCAGGCGGACATGGTCAAACTCGCCGTCTGA